Below is a window of Coregonus clupeaformis isolate EN_2021a chromosome 15, ASM2061545v1, whole genome shotgun sequence DNA.
gtgtctctccccctgtctgtatGGAGCACCTCGGGAGTGTTTATGGATGTGGGTAGAAGTTACTCATAAGGACATATCTAGGATTAGCAAACCCATTCCAAATCTTAACCGTTTGGGAGGAAAATGCTAAACTGTGATCAGTGTTAATTTTACTCTGTGTTGATGTTAATCTAGGTCTCtgtcctgtgtgtctctctctctctctgtgtctctctctctgtgtctctctctctctctgtctgttcgtAGGGACCTCAGTGTGGACGCTGGCCTCTCTCACCATCAGTACCAGCTCCAGCAGCTTCCACAGCACTATCAGCATTACCTGGCAGCATCCCCCAGAATGCACCACTTTCCCAGAAACACCTCATCTGCACAAGTGGTACATTCATGACTGTTGGCTGTTGTGGTTGGTCTCTGCTTGTCTATGTTGACTGTTTAGTGGCTGTGTTGTTGAGACTGTCTGTGTGCTGCCTGTTGGTTGTTTGATGTCTGCCTTTCTGTCTTTTCGTCCATCAGTGATTCGGTGCTTGgtcctgtgttgtccaacagagTTCTGTTAACTGTTCATGACTGACGTGTCTTCTTTTGTGTGTTTGACAGGTTGTGCATGAGATCAGAAACTACCCGTACCCCCAACTCCACCTGTTGGCTTTGCAGGGCCTCAACCCCTCACGTCACGCTTCCGCTGTACGAGAGAGCTATGAGGTAAATGTCCATCTCTATATCAATTTGACCAAtatctaaaaaaaaaataaaaaaaatattaatgcaacatgcaacaatttcaaagatttgactgagttagagttcatataaggaaatcaatcaatttaaataataataattaattaggccctaatctatggattccacatgactgggcaggggcacacccattggggagccaggcccagccaatcagaatgagtttttccccacaaaagggctttattacagacagaaatactcctcagtttcatcagctgtccgcatgtgaagaagccggatgttgaggtcctgggctggcgtggttacacatggtcagcggttgtgaggccggttgggccTACTAccatattctctaaaacgacattggaggtggcttatggtagagaaattaacattcaattatctgccaacagctctggtggacattcctgcagtcagcatgtcaattgtgtgctccctcaaaacgtgagacatctgtggcattgtgttgtgtgacacaactgcacattttagtggccttttattgtccccagcacaaggtgcacctgtgtaatgatcatgcagattcttgatatgccacacctgtcaagtggatggattatcttggcaaaggagaaatgctcactaacagggatgtaaacaaaattggagagaaatacactttttgtgcatatggaagatttctgggatattttatttcagctcatgaaacatgggaccaaacctttacatgttgcgttttatatttttgttcagtatatattaatgttatTGCTTGTGTTACACATGGATACTATACTTGTTTTTAATGGTTAAGCTTTAATGGCAAGATTTAATTATATGTTACCTTATACCAGTGCTGACCGGTTGCTACTTGCATAGGTGTAGTGAAGTTATCTGTCTAAAGCCTTGCTCTCCTGTGCCCTAGGAGCTGTTGCAGCTTGAAGACAGGCTGGGAAGTGTCAGTAGGGGAGCTGTTCAGACCACCATAGAGAGATTCACCTTCCCACACAAATACAAGAAGGTGAGGAGGCAGCTCTCTGAGTtacaaatatatacacacacaagtggAGCTACAagcaactgccaaaataatgtaaACAATTGAGTAAATTAGCAATACAAAgaatattgaaagcaggtgcttccacacaggtgtggttcccaagttaattaagcaattaatatcccatcatgcttagggtaatgtataaaaatgcttgcaggccattattttggctaccatggctatgcctcaatcaacagggcacgagtggtcaccgAATGTTTGGATGAACATGAAAACGaagtaaaccatatgccatggccatctgtcacccgatctcaacccaatttaacacttatgggagattctggagtggcaccTGAGAtggcgttttccaccaccatcaacaaaacaccaaataatggaattctcgtggaagaatggtgtcgcattccTCCAATAGAgtttcagacacttgtagaatctatgccaaggtgcatagaagctgttctggctcgtggtggcccacgccctattaagacactttatattggtgtttcctttattttgtcagttacctgtatattgcAAATGTAACTAGTGGGAATTTAATGTCTTAACCATTAGACCGAGAGGACATCTTCAAGGTCTGAGGGCTTACAAGTCTCACAGGGCTACCTCACTACGAGAGCATGATTCCAAATCACCCCCGCTACACAAATTCATCATAGATACAAGTACAGGTTAGAATTCTgtgtggtattgtactgtatacaAACTCAAAGTTTTCAAAAAGCAATGTCGCTTACATCTGAAGCCTTAGTTGACTCTTTAAAAACTCTTGACCCTGTCTGATTCTAATctgaatacagtgccttgcaaaagtattcatcccccttggcgtttttcctattttgttgcattacaacctgtaatttaaatggatttttatttggatttcatgtaatggacatacacaaaatagtccaaattggtgaagtgaaatgaaaaaaataacttggttaaaaaaagtctaaaaaaataataacggaaaagtggtacgtgcatatgtattcaccccctttgctatgaagcccctaaataagatctggtacaaccaattaccttcagaagtcacataattaattcaataaattattaaattaaataaagtccacctgtgcgcaatctaagtgtcacatgatctgtcacatgatcgcagtgtatatatacacctgttctgaaaggccccagagtctgcaacaccactaagcaaggggcaccaccaagcaagcggcaccatgaagaccaaggagctctccaaacaggtcagggacaaagttatggagaagtacagatcagggttgggttataaaaaaaatatcagaaactttgaacatcccacggagcaccattaaatccattattaaaaaatggaaagaatatggcaccacaacaaacctgccaagagagggccgcccaccaaaactcaagcaaggagggcattaatcagagaggcaacagagaccaaagataaccctgaaggagctgcaaagctccacagtggagattatagtatctgtccataggaccactttaagccgtacactccacagagctgggctttacggaagagtggccagaaaaaagccattgcttaaagaaaaaaataagcaaacacgtttggtgttcaccaaaaggcatgtgggagactccccaaacatatggaagaaggtactctggtcagatgagactaaaattgatctttttggccatcaaggaaaacgctatgtctggcgcaatcccaacacctctcatcaccccgagaacaccatccccacagtgaagcatggtggtggcagcatcatgctgtggggatgtttttaatcggcagggactgggaaactggtcagaattgaaggaatgatggatggcgctaaatacagggaaattcttgagggaaacctgtttcagtcttccagagatttgagactgggacggaggttcaccttccagcaggacaatgaccctaagcatactgctaaagcaacactcgagtggtttaagggggaacatttaaatgtcttggaatggcctagtcaaagcccagacctcaatccaattgagaatctgtggtatgacttaaatattgctgtactccatccaacttgaaggaactggagcagttttgccttgaagaatgggaaaaaatcccattggctagatgtgccaagcttatagagacataccccaagagacttgcagctgtagttgctgcaaaaggtggctctacaaagtattgacaagccactgtatgtcattTGATTGGTCCACAGAGGAAGCCTCTAGATAAGAAGATTGGCGAGGAGGGTGAGGAGACTGATGTGGATGAGAAATGTACTATCTGCCTGTCGATGCTGGAGGAGGCAGAGGACGTCAGGTAATGACTGTCAGGTTACTCCGAATATTGAATAATGTCTGCAACACTAACCTATTGCAGCATATCAAATTCGAAGAACCTGCTGAACAAGTGTGATGTGCATGCTGTATATTTTCTCTTTCAGTATGTGTGAGTTGAAGACCAGACGATTGACCTCCTCCCTTCActctcttccttttctctcccGTCTCACCTGTCCAGGCGGTTACCCTGCATGCACCTCTTCCACCAGGGCTGTGTGGACCAGTGGCTGGCGACCAGCAGGAAGTGTCCAATCTGCCGCGTGGACATCGAGACGCAgctccacccggacagctgatggcCCAGGGGTGGAGCCTGACGGCCTGGCTGCTGTCAATCACCCTGGCGTGGTTCCTGCTCCCTTCCACTCGGCCCTGCCCCTCCCTACATGGGTGCTTTGCCAAATGTCTCCAGTTGTCATGTGACATCATCACCCTCTCTGACTCACGCTTTACTGAGCCAACCCAGGATTACTTACTGCACGAGAGACTggagactgactctctctctctctctctctctctctctctctctctctctctcaataaaaGCACATCCCCAGCAAAAAAACATGcaaacactcacacatacattacatactatatacacacgcgcacacaggGTTTACTAGTTGCTTGCTGGAGGTGGGGTGTCGTTGCTGTTGTGTTGTAGGTAGGGGAGGCAGgtgtgtttcctgtttcctgtgtCTTTGTAGCATGTtcttaaagccatgacattaatGTACAGAGTGAAAAGCACACAACCCCACTTGCCAGCCTGCCACACACACTGCTTATTCTGCCACAACAGGAAGCTAATCAACCACTTAAAAGCCCTGTCGCCATGTTTGCCTACAGATCATTTGtgatagtacagtagcagtatcaCACAGTGGTATTTTGAACCCCCCCCTCACTTTGTTATAAGAGGGGGACTAACTGAGTGTTCAGATCTCACCCAGCTTCTACTTTTTGCAATACAGTAGTTGTAAATTTGCTTGGGACTGATGCTGTCATCAGTGTTCGGACATAATACGACTATTTCACTGCTGTCATGTCGGCATGGGGTGGCGTGCGTTTGAGTAAATACAGAGGTTAGTGAGTGTTTTTAACCAAATGCGTTATGGTATTGCTTGACCTGCCGCAATATGTATGTTCTGCCCCAGTGTGTGGGTTTCAGTGTATGTTTAACCAATGCTTGCGCGTGCGTGACAAACTTAAAGTGCAGGTTCAAGTGTGTGTTAAGGGTTAAAGGGGAATATAGAAGTTAGCTTAACAGTGATTTGATTGGAGTGCTTGTAGAATACAAAGCCAAATAAGGaatagtaaaaaatataaataaaaaaggaCAACAAAAAAAATGTAGTAGGACCTATCCCCCATCATGCATGCACTGCAGTGACTGAGTGAGGTGTGGCGCATTCTGGTTAAGCAGAAGGGTTAGCTGCCCTGGAAACAGCAACTCTGTGCCATCCCCTCCTGGCTCGGGTGTTAAGGCTGAGCAGTGTAGTGAAATGCATGTTTCAATGTTGGCTTGGGCTGTCGTGTTAGCGTTCAAATAAAAAATGGAGGGCGGAGGAGGGGGTTGTCTGTGCACGACTTAGTTAATCTGAGCTGTGATTATCTTACTCAACACAAACATACAAATGAAGAAAAAGGGAGCACGTTGTCAGTGGCTGTCCCTGACCTGTAGCGTGTGTTCATACTGTCCCTTTTTGGTGGCAACAAAATGGAATCGTATTGTTTACCTTATTGCCTAAAGAACAAGCACATGTGATGATAGATAGATATAGCAACAACCTCTTTTTGTTATTGTATTTGCGTTGGTTTCCGTATATTTAGGTATAAACAGGCTGTGTTTTGGACCGTGAGGAGCTTGTGTGTTGAACTTGTTTTTATGTGACAGATCTCCCCTCGTGGTTGCTATGCTGGTTGCTATGCTGTATTGCTAGAACAACAATGTAGAATATTGTGTGATTGGGGCAGTATCCTCCCCACAGTGCACATGGACAGGACTGGGCTGGGGTCAAAATGAGGACAAAAATAACGGTCATAGAACACTTTTGTTGTAAAAAAAACActctttaaatgttgatattttgtgTTCTTCCTTTTGTTCTGTTGCTATGTTATGTCTGAGTCAATGTGCATAAACACTACATAGGTTTTTAAGGATTAGCACAGGTCCTGTCCTATGCATTGAGAACTCGTGTGAAGGGTTAGGACAGACCCTAAACGCCCTGTGGACTGAAGGATGAGTTGTGACAGTTTGGGACTGACCCTAACTGTCCTGTGCACTGCCAGTGTTGATACTGACTCCTTCTTTAGCCTAGTTTTCTATGGGAAGTTTTGATAGTTTACACAGGGTGTTGTCAGTTGAGATGCCTTAAGTATTTAACAATCATTATTTATTACTAACTGTAGATATCGTGGGTACGTATTTAATTTTATATAGTTTCTTTTTGCAATTGaatcataatttatttatttagaaaTAACACAAAATGATTTAAAAAATAGAACAATTACCTCATTTTTTTCATTGTTTTAATTAAATGGGAATGCTTCGCATGCAGTTGTATTTTTCCTGAAGAAACTAAACTAAAAAGCCCTGCTGTTTGATCTCTCTCCCGAGCCGGCTGTGTTATGTTTACTGTCCCGGGCTGAGCTGTCGAGCCTGCTCTTCTCATGTGGTGCTGTGGATAGTGGTGCTGTGGATATCTTGGTTACATTCCATTCAATGCAATTTTCTCTGATCCCTATGCTGTGATGTAGTGGACAAACTGCAATGGAGTGAAATGTTTTTAAGTTTGTAATTTGTCTTGTTTTGCACTCTTAGTTTTAACATGGGAACCCTCTCACTGGCATAACGCAGTTACGATCGTAGatgtattattatcattattattattgtatactGTCATTTCCAGTTCTCtgcctctcatccctctctccattctgTCTTTAAAAAAAGCATGTTCCTATCTCATGGAATATTTCTCCTTCCCCTTTTTCCAAATATCTTGTAGTTTTGAGCCCAACAAGTGCCTCGCTTATAGTGTCGAGATATTTCCTTACGATTGTAGCTATTTTTGTTGCCGAGCCACACAAACTCCTACGCTCAGTTACTCAAAAGCCATCATGCCTGAACTAGGTACATATTTATCTGGAGGTCTTACTCCTGCATTACACGGGCACCATGATGAACTGTAGGCTATGTCCAAATGCTGTGTAATGTTGTCTTTCCTTCCTTATTCCCTTCTCTCGCCCTTCTCTCATTGTCACCACTGACCAACCTGCAAGGTGAAAGAAATATGACGTTAGCCCCCATAAGTGGAGTGGGAACTTCAAGGTGGCGTGGTCGGCGTCGTATTGCTTTCACTAACCAAATAGATCTGTGGATACCTTATGAGAGTAAAGAAGGCAGCATTTCAGGAGTACTC
It encodes the following:
- the LOC121582138 gene encoding E3 ubiquitin-protein ligase RNF165-like isoform X3, with protein sequence MVLVHVGYLVLPVFGSVRNRGAHFTRHQHSHATSCRHFHLGAPQAPISAEFPLGHVSQPPQTGLAPHLPPAPHHPPPLPPPPQFQDVTGPPFLPQALHQQYLIQQQLLEAQHRRILPHSRRTLERVPLNPHRLRSGYDYSPPIHVPQPISQQPRYLAEGTDWDLSVDAGLSHHQYQLQQLPQHYQHYLAASPRMHHFPRNTSSAQVVVHEIRNYPYPQLHLLALQGLNPSRHASAVRESYEELLQLEDRLGSVSRGAVQTTIERFTFPHKYKKRKPLDKKIGEEGEETDVDEKCTICLSMLEEAEDVRRLPCMHLFHQGCVDQWLATSRKCPICRVDIETQLHPDS
- the LOC121582138 gene encoding E3 ubiquitin-protein ligase RNF165-like isoform X1, with translation MIGVSLSSDGCVFSVLIGWGLLPLNPDWVHLSPAGAHFTRHQHSHATSCRHFHLGAPQAPISAEFPLGHVSQPPQTGLAPHLPPAPHHPPPLPPPPQFQDVTGPPFLPQALHQQYLIQQQLLEAQHRRILPHSRRTLERVPLNPHRLRSGYDYSPPIHVPQPISQQPRYLAEGTDWDLSVDAGLSHHQYQLQQLPQHYQHYLAASPRMHHFPRNTSSAQVVVHEIRNYPYPQLHLLALQGLNPSRHASAVRESYEELLQLEDRLGSVSRGAVQTTIERFTFPHKYKKRKPLDKKIGEEGEETDVDEKCTICLSMLEEAEDVRRLPCMHLFHQGCVDQWLATSRKCPICRVDIETQLHPDS
- the LOC121582138 gene encoding E3 ubiquitin-protein ligase RNF165-like isoform X2; translation: MIGVSLSSDGCVFSVLIGWGLLPLNPDWVHLSPAGAHFTRHQHSHATSCRHFHLGAPQAPISAEFPLGHVSQPPQTGLAPHLPPAPHHPPPLPPPPQFQDVTGPPFLPQALHQQYLIQQQLLEAQHRRILPHSRRTLERVPLNPHRLRSGYDYSPPIHVPQPISQQPRYLAEGTDWDLSVDAGLSHHQYQLQQLPQHYQHYLAASPRMHHFPRNTSSAQVVVHEIRNYPYPQLHLLALQGLNPSRHASAVRESYELLQLEDRLGSVSRGAVQTTIERFTFPHKYKKRKPLDKKIGEEGEETDVDEKCTICLSMLEEAEDVRRLPCMHLFHQGCVDQWLATSRKCPICRVDIETQLHPDS